ACCTGTTGCAACGCCATGCATCGGGTCTGTCCGGGGGAGAAAGACAACGGATCGCCATCGCTCGCGCCCTCCTGACCCAACCCCGACTTCTCCTCATGGACGAGCCCCTTGCCGCGCTGGACCTGGCCCGGCGCGAAGAGATCATGCCCTTTCTGGAACGACTCCACGGCGAACTCGATATTCCTGTCCTTTATGTCAGCCACGCCCCCGACGAGGTCGCCCGCCTTGCGGATCATCTGGTGGTCCTCGATCGGGGACGGTCGCTCGCATCGGGACCCATCGCGACAATCCTTTCCCGTCTCGATCTTCCCATCCGTCTTGGAGAGGATGTCGGCGTCGTCATCGAGGCAAGCGTGGCGCAGTTAGACCGGGAATGGTCGCTGTGTCGGGTCGCATTTCCCGGGGGAAGCCTTTGGGTCCGGGACCGGGGCCTAGCCATGGGGCAGTGGGTGCGGGTCCGCGTTCTTGCCCGCGATGTCAGCATTGCCATGGAAGAAATCACCGGGACCAGCATCGTCAATTCCCTTCCTGCCACCGTCGTCGAACTGGGGGTGGAATCGCATCCGGCCCTCTGTCTGACACGGCTCGATGTGGCGGGCACTCCGTTCCTGGCACGCCTTACCCGACGTTCCGCGGCACAACTGTCCCTGGCCCAGGGAAAACAGGTCTGGATCCAGATCAAGGCGGTCGCTTTGATGTAATCGATTTCCTCTTCTTTCGTTCAGCCTTTTCGGAGGCACTGCAAACAGGTCCCTGTCCTTGACTTCACCGTTTCCCTCGCCGGGGAAATCATGGCATAATCCAAACGGGTGTTCATCCCGCCGGGAATTCATGAAAATCCTTTAACCTCGGTCAACCATGAAAAGGATCCTGAATGAGCATCACCATCACCCTTTCCCGGCCAACCGACATCACGACCCGTGCCATCAAGAATGCCGGCGCGGGACACCCCCTGATCCTTCCCCTGCTGGAATGGTTGGCCTACATGGCCCCCACCGGTTTTCCCAAACAGGTGTTTTTCCAGTTTTCCGCTCTTCTTCCCGTGAAGTTGGCCGAGGCGGGACGGGAAACCTGGATCCGGCTCTTCGATGAACTGGAGCGTCACCGGCTGGTGATTCATTCCCGCCAGGATCTGTATCTGTTCGGCCCCGTGCTTTCGTCGCTACGCCGGGGGATTCGCGCCCGCCGTGCCTCCAGTATCGTGCGGCAGGCGGGACGTCTTCTGCTGGCAACCTTTCCCGAATCGGGGAAACCCGCCATCACCCGCGATGAATTGAACCGATTGTCCTGGCATGCCCGGGCATTGGCGGAACACGCCATGAATGTCGGCGATCGAGAAACCGCCGGCCAATTGATGCACTGGCTTGATCGTTCGGGACGTCTTCTCATTGGTCCCTGGCCCGATCGTGCCATCAACTGTCATCAAAGCGCCCTGCTCCTTTCCCAGCGGCTTCTAGGCTCGGACAATCCTCTGACCATCATCCGTTTGAACAACCTGGGCGAGACCTGGCGCCGTCTCAAGGAACCACTCCAGGCGGAACGCTGCCTGATGCGCGCCCTGTATCTTCTGGAACGTTCGCGGCAACGCAATCCGCGCCTCGAGGCCAACATTCTCGGCAATATCGGCCTGTTGCGGATCGATCAACAACGTCTGGAGGAGGCCCACGCCACCTTCGGCATGGCCTGGTCGCTCGCCCGAACCACCCGTGGTCTGGATGATCCCCTGGTCTTTCTCAGTGTCAACAATCTTGCCCGGATCATGATTCGCCGCAACGACCTTGACGAAGTGATCGACCTGTTGCAAAAGGCCCTGGAACAACATGATCGGGTCAATCCCGACACCCCGCACCTTAATGTCGCCATCATTCTGAA
This genomic window from Magnetococcales bacterium contains:
- a CDS encoding tetratricopeptide repeat protein, encoding MSITITLSRPTDITTRAIKNAGAGHPLILPLLEWLAYMAPTGFPKQVFFQFSALLPVKLAEAGRETWIRLFDELERHRLVIHSRQDLYLFGPVLSSLRRGIRARRASSIVRQAGRLLLATFPESGKPAITRDELNRLSWHARALAEHAMNVGDRETAGQLMHWLDRSGRLLIGPWPDRAINCHQSALLLSQRLLGSDNPLTIIRLNNLGETWRRLKEPLQAERCLMRALYLLERSRQRNPRLEANILGNIGLLRIDQQRLEEAHATFGMAWSLARTTRGLDDPLVFLSVNNLARIMIRRNDLDEVIDLLQKALEQHDRVNPDTPHLNVAIILNNLARVQKKLGHAAEAENTLKLARDTARHFLPKDHPLFTEDP
- the modC gene encoding molybdenum ABC transporter ATP-binding protein, producing MGIEARFRLELPGFTLDVDLTVPGTGITAIFGHSGSGKTTLLRAIAGLERVEGGRLLVHGDPWQEGSFFLPTHRRPLGYVFQDSPLFSHLSVAENLRYGLRRIRQSKWTAHGIATPSHLAFDPVVDLLGLRHLLQRHASGLSGGERQRIAIARALLTQPRLLLMDEPLAALDLARREEIMPFLERLHGELDIPVLYVSHAPDEVARLADHLVVLDRGRSLASGPIATILSRLDLPIRLGEDVGVVIEASVAQLDREWSLCRVAFPGGSLWVRDRGLAMGQWVRVRVLARDVSIAMEEITGTSIVNSLPATVVELGVESHPALCLTRLDVAGTPFLARLTRRSAAQLSLAQGKQVWIQIKAVALM